In the Sandaracinus amylolyticus genome, CCGTGCTGCGGCGAGCGGATCATGCGCATGACCTCCTGCGCGCCGCCCGGCGGATAGAGGTCGGTGACGTGGCGCTGGCCGATCACCTCGTCCGCGGTCCAGCCGTAGATGCGCTCGGCGCCGCTGTTGAAGAGCAGGATGTTGCCCTTCAGATCGCTGGCGATGATCGCGTCGACGCTCGCGTCGATCAGCGACTCGAGGAAGTCCTTCGTCTTCGCCAGCTCGGCCGCGGTCTCGCGCTCCTCGCTCACGTCGCGGAACGAGAAGAGCACCGCGCCTTCGCCCTCGAGCAGCGACGCGAACGCGCAGGAGACGACGCGCACCTCGCCGTCCTTGCGATCGAGGCGGAGATCGACGCCCTGCGGGTAGTGCCCTTCGCGCACGCCCGCCCAGATCTCGACCATCGCCTTGCGATCGCCGGGATGGATGATCGAGAGCAGCGAGCGGCCGCGCACGTCGTCCTCGGTCACGCCGGCGATCTCGTACGCACGCGGGTTCGCGAAGAGCAGTTGCCCGTCGGGGTCGACCGCGGCGAGACCGTCGGCCGCGCTCGTGAAGAGGTTCGCGTAGCGCTTGAGCGCGCGCAGGCGTCGCTCGGCCTCGAAGCGCGCGAAGTTCACCTGCTGCGTCTGATCGCGCAGCGTCTGCATGATGCGCGCGTTGCGCAGCGCGACCGCGGTCGCGTTGGCGACGATCTGACAGAAGTCGACCTCGCGCGGCTCGAGCGTGCCGCGGCGCTGGGCGGCGCGCAGGAAGAGCACGCCCATCGCCTCTTCCTGCCAGACGATCGGGAGCAGCGTGAGCGCGCCGAGCGCGCCCTCGGGCACGCTCCCGCGCACGCCCTCGAGCACCGGGTGCGTCGAGGCATCGCGGATCGTGAGCGCCTGACGGGTGCGCAGGACCTCGAGGATCTCGGGGTATTTCTCGAGATCGATCCGCAGGTTCTGGATGCCCTGATCGTCGCTCGCGGCGACGACGTAGCCGACGTGGCGGCTCTCGGCCTCGGGCGCGAGCACGATCGAGACGCGATCGACGTTCACGACCTCGGCGATGCGCCGGACGACCGTGTAGAGGATGTCGCTGAAGTCGAGCGCGGACGCGAGCGTCTGCGTGAGCTCGAGCATCGCCTTCGCGTCGCGCTCCTTGTGCGCGAGCGCGGTGATCGTCTCGTAGATGCGCAGCTGCGCGCGGATGCGCCACGCGAGCTCGGGCTCCTGCGAGGGCCATCGAAGCACGTCGTCGGCGCCCGACTCGAGCAGCGAGTCGGCGCGCACACCGTCGGACGTGACCGCGAGGATCGGGAGATCGGTGCCCGCCTGGGTCGCGCGCACCGCGCGCACCCGCGTCTCGCCCTCGGGCGCGCCGACGATCACGACCGCGACGTCGGGCGCCGCGACCTCGGTGCGCATCTGCTCGAGCGTGTCGAAGGTGCGGACCCGCAGGCCGAGCTCGCGCGCACAGGTCGCGATCGCGGCTCGACGCGCGGCGTCGGGATCGCCCAGGAGCACTTCGAGCGTACGCGCGTCGGACACGTCGGGCGGAATGGTACCAGGGATACGGGACGGCTGCTTCTTGGGGCGTGAGGAGGGAGCGAACGACCGTGCACGAGCACGTGACACGTGCTCTCCCGTTCCTGGTCCGCCCTCGACGTGCGACGTACCATCGCGGCGATGTTCGGGGCCGTGCGTGTGGCGTCGGTGGTGCTCGCCCTCGGGGCGATCACGACGATGGTGCGCGCGCAGGACGAGGTGCTGCTGCCCTCCGAAGAGGCCGGTCTCGACGACGAGGGGCCCGCGCGGCTCGCGCCGCCGATCGCGCCGCGCGTCGCGGTGGTGCTGCTCCCCGCGGGGCCCGACGTCGATCCCGCGATGACCGACGCGCTCACCGAGCTGCTGATCGCCGGGGTCGCCGCGCGCGGTGAGGGCCTGCAGATCGTCGGCAAGGAAGAGCTCCAGGTGCAGCTCGAGCGCGACGACGCGGAGACCGCGCGCTGCATCGAGAGCGCGGCGTGCCTCGGGCGCCTCGGCGCGCTGCTCGACGTGCGCGAGATCATCGCGGGCACGCTCGCGGCGCGCGTGGACGCGAACGGCGCTGCGTCGTGGGCGTTCGATCTCCATCGCCTCGACGTGCGCGACGGAGAGCAGCTCGGGCGCGTGTTCCGCGAGGTGAGCGGCGATCTCGACGCGCTGCTGCGTGCGCTCGAGGAGTCGATCCCCGAGCTCTACGCGCGACGCGTGCAGCCAGGACGGCTCGTGGTCCGCGCGACCGTGCAGGGCGCGGCGGTGACGCTCGACGGCGCGGCAATCGGCGTGTTCGAAGGTGCGCCGCTGCGGCGCGAGACGGTCGAGCCGGGCACCCACGTGCTGCAGGTCGAGGCTCCGGGGTTCCGCGCGTTCGAGCGATCGGTCGAGGTCGAAGAGGGCGCGACGCTCATGATCGACGCGGTGCTCGAGCGCGCGGGCGGCTGGACGCCGTCGCCGCTCGTCTGGGTGGGCGGCGCGATCGCGATCGCGTCGACGACCGCAGCGATCGCGTTCGGTGTCGCGTCGCAGGCCGAGCCCAGCGGCGACGTGTCGATGCGCGACGCGGTCGAGCAGTTCTATCCGGCGCGCGATGCCGAGGCGATGGCGGCGAACGTGCTGCTCGGCATCGCGGGCGGAGGCGCGATCGCGGTCGCGGTGGGCCTCGCGATCTCGGGGGTCGACGATGCGCCGCGCGAGCGCGCGACGGCATGGGTCGCGCCGGTCGCCGGCGGCGTCGCCGCGGGCGTCGCGGGGCGGTTCTGACGTGCGCGGGTGGTCGATCGCGGTGCTCGCGCTCTGCGCGGTCGGGTGCAGCGTGGAGCGGCCGAGCGATCTGCTGACGCGCCTCTGGACCTGCGAGGTCCAGGAGGACTGTCTCGAGGGCTGGCGCTGCGCCGATCGCAGCGTGCTCGGCGAGGACTTCTGTCGTCCGGCGTGCGACCCCGCGGATCCCTCGTCGTGCGACGGGCACTGCACGCGCAGTGGAGAGTGCCTGGCGCGCTGCACGTTGCTCGGAGACGGAGCGACGGAGTGCCCCGACGGGCACGCGTGTGTCCGCACCGATCTGCTCTCGGGCGAGGGTGTCTGTCATCCGGTCGAGACGTGCTCTCGATCCGACGAGTGCGCGCAGGGCACGCGCTGCTTCAACGACGTGTTCGATCTGCCGCCGGTGCTGCCCGGTGTGTCGTACGCGTCCGATCAGCTCTATTGCGTCGCGGTGCCCGACGAGATGATGCGCTGTCCGACGGGCTATCTCGTCGCGCCGGCAGTGGGCGATTCGCCCGCGACGTGCCTGCCGCGCTGCGACAGCGCGGGATCGCGGTGTCCGCCCGATCTCACGTGCCTGCGCGAGCTCGGATACCTGTTCTCGCAGCCGGGCGCGAGCGCGTGTTATCCGGGCTATTGGGGCCTTCCCTGCGACGACGACGCGCAGTGTCTGCTCGGTCGTTGTCTCGCGATCGGCGAAGGACGTCGTGCCTGCACCTATGGCTGCGGCGAGGCCGATCGGGTGTTCGGCGGCGACGGATGCGAGGCGCTCGAGGACGCATCGCGCGGCCTGCGGCTCGACGCGCTCGAGGTGCGCTGCCTCGAGACCGACGGACACGACGTGTGCGCACCGCTCGGCACCACCGGCGCGCCGTGCAACGACGACATGCGCTGTGCCGAGGGGCTCGAGTGTCGCCCCTTCCTCGCGGGCGCGACGATCGTGCGGTTCTGCTCGCGCGATTGTGCGAGCGACGCCGAGTGCAACGACACGCGCGCACCGCTCACCGCGTACTGCGCGCCGAGCGCGGGCGGCGGGAGCTGTCTGCCGCGCAGCTTCGAGGGCGGAGGCTGCGAGCGCGCCGAGCAGTGTCGGCTCGGGCTGATCTGTCGCGAGAACGTGTGCGTCGCGCCGTGAACGGAAGCGGCACGGCGTGTAGATCGGTTGGGCGAGGATGAGCGGGATGGAGAAGCGGAGCGCGGCGCCGATCGGCGTGTTCGACTCGGGGCTCGGAGGTCTCACCGTGGTCCGCGCGATCGCGGAGGCGCTGCCGGGCGAAGAGCTCGTGTACCTCGGTGACACCGCGCGCGTGCCCTACGGCACTCGCAGCGCGCACACCGTGATCCGCTACGCGCGCGGCTGCGGTGCGCTGCTCGCGAAGCACGGGATCAAGATGCTCGTCGTCGCGTGCAACACGGTGAGCGCGGTGGCGCTCGACCACCTGCGCGTCGAGCTCGACATGCCGGTGCTCGGCGTGATCGAGCCGGGCGCGCGCGCCGCAGTGCGCGCGTCGAAGAGCGGGCGCATCGGCGTGATCGCGACCGCGGGCACCGTCGGGAGCGGCGCGTACCCGCGCGCGGTCGCGAGCTTCGAGACCCGCGCCGAGGTGAAGCAGCTCCCGGCACCGCTCCTCGTGCCGCTCGCGGAAGAGGGATGGCTCGATGGTGAGGTGCCGACCCTCGTGGTGCGACGCTATCTCGAGGACCTGATGCGCGGTGACGCGCAGATCGACGCGCTCGTGCTCGGGTGCACCCACTATCCGCTCCTCAGCGGCGTGATCCACGACGAGGCGGCGCGGGTCGCGGGTCGCGAGATCGCGATCGTCGACAGCGGCGTCGCCGCGGCGGGCGAGCTCGACGAGACGCTGCGCGCCCGCGGCCTCCTGCGCGAAGGCGCGCCGGGTGGTCTGAAGCTGATGGTCACCGATCGCCCGGGTCGCTTCGCCGAGGTCGCGGCGCGCTTCCTCGGTCGCGACCTCGACGGCCTCGAGGTCGAGCAGGTCGACCTGTAGCCCATCGCGGGATTCCTACGCGCGACGCGTGCTCATGTGGCCCCGAGCGACATGAGCGCGACACCTCACGACCCTCGCGACGTGACCGACCACGTGCAGCGCGCGCGTCGCGCCGCCGTGATCGCGCTCGCCGGATACGCCGCGAGCAAGGTCCTCGTCTTCATCTCGAGCCCACTGCTCTCGTACCTCATCGCGCCCGACGTGCGCGGGCTCGTCGAGCTCGTGAACCCGATCGTGATCGGCATCGAGCTCGTGAGCGATCTCGGGATCGGCCCTGCGATCATCCAGAGCCAGCGCGGCGCGGATCGCACCTTCCTCGGCGTCGCGTGGACGATCCAGGCGGTGCGCGGCGCGATGCTCTCGCTCGTCGTGTGCGCCCTCGCGTGGCCCTACGCGGAGATCACCGGACACCCCGAGCTCGCGCAGATCCTGCCGGTCGCGGGGCTCGCCGCGCTCGGCAGTGGTCTGCTCTCGACGAAGATCCTCACGACCAGCCGCGAGCTCGCGATCGGTCGGCTCACCGCGGTCGAGCTCGGCGCGCAGGTCGTCGGCTTCGCGGTGAAGATGATCTGGGCCTCCTACAGCCCGACCGCGTGGTCGCTCGTCGGCGGCGGCCTCTCGATCATCTTCACCAAGCTGGTGCTCAGCCACGCGCTGCTCCCCGGCGCGCTCGATCGTCCGCGCTGGGATCCCGCGATCGCGCGCGAGCTCGCGCGCTTCGGTCGATGGGTGCTCGCGAGCACGCTCCTCACGTTCCTCACCGGCCACGCCGATCGCTGGATCTTCGGAGCGCTGATCCCGCTCGGCATGCTCGGGCTCTTCGGCAATGCCGCGGTGATCGCCGCGCTGCCGGTCGAGGTGGTCGGACAGCTCGCGGGGCGCGTCGTGTTCCCGCTCTACGCGCGCGTGCTGCAGAGCGGCGGCGATCTCGCGCCGGTGTTCCAGCGCGCGCGGCGCCCGCTGCTCGTGCTCGGCGGCTGGGCGATCGCGGGGCTCGTCGCGGGCGCGCCCACCGCGATGCGCTTGCTCTGGGACGAGGCGTGGTGGGGCTCGGGATGGATGATCCAGATCCTCGTGTTCGCGTCGTGGTTCCGCCTCTGCGAGACGACGAACGGCGCGGCGCTGCTCGCGCGTGGCGAGCCGCGCTGGCTCGCCGCGGGATCGCTCGCGAAGCTGATCGCGATGTGCATCGCGATCCCGATCGGGCACGCGATGGGTGGGTTCCTCGGCGCGCTCCTCGCGTACGCGTCGACCGAGGTCGTGCGCTACGTGGTCTCGGTGTGGGCGACCTCGCGCCTCGGGCTGCACGCGGGACTGCGCGACGACGTCGCGGGCACCTTGCTGGTCGCCGCGACCGGCGTCGGGGGATGGCAGATCGCGGAGCGCGTGCGGGCGTGGGGCGTGCCCGTGCTCGCCGAAGCAGCGCTCGTCGCGATCGTGGTCACGCTCGCGTGGGCACCGCTCGCGATGCCCGCGGTGATGTCGATCGTCCGCGAGCGACGCGCGCGCTCGGCGCTCGCACCGGCGCGCGCGTGACGCGGGTCGATCAAACTCGGCTCTCCCACTCCGGTCCCTGCCGTCCGCGTGCTCCGCCCGCTCCCGTACGGGCCCTGCGCGGGAGAGCACTCCCGCCGGTGATCACGCCGCAGCGCGCTCGAGCGTGATCGGCGGGGCGGCAGGGCCGAGCGTGTCGCGGAGCTGCTCGCTCAGCGCGACGAGCTGCTCGCCGGCCTCGCGTCCTCGGCTCGCCACGATGCGCGCCGCGATCTCCGCGGTCGCCGTCGCCAGCACCGCGCGCGCCCAGATCCGGCCGAACGCGCCGTAGCGCTTCTCGTAGTACGCCTCGCGGTCGCGGTTCCACACGATGTTGCGCTCGCGTCGCCGCGCGCGGCGGGTGGAGCCGCCTTCCTCGTGGACCACCTCGGCGTCCGCGAGGTAGCGGATGCGCCGGCCTCGCTCCCAGAGCCGGAAGCAGAGATCGACGTCGTTGAAGTAGAGGCTCATCCGCGGATCGAACCCGCCGATCTCCTCCCAGTCGCGGCGCCGCACCACGAAGCACGAGGTCGGCGGCTGCTCGACGTCGCGGCTCTGCTCGTGATCGAAGTCGTCCATCCGACTGCGCGCGATGATCCAGCTCCCCGGCGGCACGCGCCCGAGCGCCGTCGAGTGCGCGAGCGCGGTCGCGAGCGTCGGGAAGCGCGCGCAGGTGCGACGCACCTCGCCGAGCGTGCCCACGAGCTTGGGGCTCGCCGCGGCGTACCCGAGGTTCGTGTCGAGGAAGCGGACGAGGCGATCGAGCGCGCCTGGACGCACGAGCGCGTCGGAATTGAGCAGCCCGATGTAGCGACCCCGCGCGCGCTCCGCGCCCTGGTTGTTCGCGTACGCGTAGAGCAGGTTGCGCTTGTTGCGGACGAGCTCCACCTCGGGATGCTCGCGCGCGACGCGATCGGCGGTCCCGTCCTCGCTCGCGTTGTCCACCACGATGATCTGGCGGCGCAGCGAGGTGCGGTCGGCGCGGAGCGCGCGCAAGCACGCGGCCGTCATGTCGCAGGTGTTCCACGACACGATCACGATCGAGAGGTCGACGTGCCTCAAACCGAGGGCTCCTTCCCGTGGCCCGTTGCACGCGTGATGCGTACATCGACCACGAGAGGGACCTAGCCGCATCCCGCGTGATACCGAGTCTCCGTGCCCCGAGACCTCACGCCCGCGGACGGGCGATCAGCGTGAGCTCGATGCGGCGGTTCATCCGGCGGCCCCGCACCGTCCCGTTGTCACCGACCGGGCGGAACTCCGAGTAGCCCGCCGCGGCGAGGCGCTCCCCGGGGATCGAGCACTGATCGGACAAGAAGCGCACCACGTTGGTGGCGCGCGCGGTGGAGAGCTCCCAGTTCGTCGCGAAGCGCTCGAGCGCGTCGCCGGTGAGCGGCGTCGAGTCGGTGTGGCCCTCGACCTGGATGAGTCGGTCCTCCATCCGCGCGAGCGAGGTCGCGACGCGGCGCAGGAGCGCCTGACCGCGGTCGCTGAGCTCGGCGCGTCCCGGCGCGAAGAGGATCTGATCCGCGAGCCGCACCGCGACGCGACCCTCGCCCTGCGAGACCGTGACGTCACCGGCCGCGATCTCGCTGCGCAGCTGCTCGGTGAGCTGATCGTGCATCGCCTGCAGCGCGCCGATGCGCGCGTCGCGCTCCGCGACCGCGCCTGCGAGCTCCTGCTCGCGCGAGCGCAGCGCGTCGCGCTCGGCGGTGATCGCATCGCGCTCGGTGCGCAGCGCGTCGCGCTCGGTGGTGAGCGCCGCGAGCGCGGCGGTCGCTTCGTCGCGCACCCGCGTCGCGCCGTCGAGCTCGGTCGCGAGCCGCTCGCGCTCCGCCGCGAGCGGCTGGTGGATCTGCGAGACGAACACCGCGCCACCGCACAACAGGGCGACGAGCACGAGGATCAGCGTCCAGCGGAAGTTGCGCTCGCCGTTGCCGCGCTTGGTCTCGAGCTCGATCGTCGGCGGGTTGTCGTGCGCGTCGGCGTCGCGCGTTGGCGCCTGACCGGTCGGCGGACGATGCGCGGGCTGCGGCGCGCGAGGACGCGTGGGCTCGATGGGCCTGGGTGCAGTCGTCATGGCGCCGAGCTTGAGCAACCCCGCGCGGAGGTTTCCACCGCACAGCCGCGACGATGGGCGCGCGTGTGCCGCGCGATCGCTGCGTTGCCTACGTGCTCCGCGCCGCAGCCGTGGAATGCACGTTTCCAATCGAACGTGAACCCGCGCGCCGGCGTCCCCACTGGACGCTCCGCCACCGCGCGGGCTACGACGTGACGACGAACGAGGGGAGCGCACGAGTGACCGAGCACGTCGACGTGATGATCGTGGGCGCCGGCCTGTCGGGGATCGGCGCGGCCTGGCATCTGCGCGACCGCTGTCCCGATCACAGCTACGTGATCCTCGAGGCGCGCGAGGCGATCGGCGGCACCTGGGATCTCTTCCGCTATCCCGGGATCCGATCCGACTCCGACATGTTCACGCTCGGCTACGCGTTCCGGCCGTGGCGCGATCAGAAGGCGATCGCCGACGGTCCCTCGATCCTCGAGTACGTGCGCGAGACGGCGCGCGAGAGCGGGATCGATCGGCACATCCGGTTCCGACATCGCGTGAAGCACGCGTCGTGGTCGAGCGAGGACGCGCGCTGGACGGTCGAGGCCGAGCGCGAGGACGGCGAGATCGCGCGCTTCACGTGCAGCTTCCTGTGGATGTGCTCGGGCTACTACGACTACGCCGAGGGCTACACCCCGGAATTCCCGGGCACCGAGCGCTTCGGCGGGCAGATCGTGCACCCGCAATTCTGGAGCGACGACCTCGACTACGCGGGCAAGCGCGTGGTCGTGATCGGCAGCGGCGCGACCGCGATGACGCTGGTGCCCGAGCTCGCGAAGAAGGCCGCGCACGTGACGATGCTGCAGCGCTCGCCGACGTACGTCGTGTCGCTGCCCGCCGAGGACGCGCTCGCGAACTTCCTGCGCGAGCACCTGCCCGAGCACGTCGCGTACGGCATCACGCGCTGGAAGAACGTGCTCCTGAGCATGGCGTTCTATCAGTTCGCGCGTCGCGCACCGGAGCGCGCGAAGAAGCGGATCGTGTCGCTCATCCAGAAGGAGCTCGGCGCGGAGTACGACGTCGCGACCCACTTCACGCCCAAGTACAAGCCGTGGGATCAGCGCCTGTGCCTGGTGCCCGACGGCGATCTCTTCATCGCGCTGCGCGAGGGGCGCGCGTCGGTCGTCACCGATCACATCGAGACGTTCACCGAGAAGGGCATCCGACTGCGCTCGGGGCAGGAGCTCGAGGCCGATCTGATCGTCACCGCGACCGGGCTCAAGCTGCAGTTCCTCGGCGGCATGGAGCTCGACATCGACGGCGAGCGTCTCGAGCCCACCAAGACGATGAACTACAAGGGCGTGATGCTGAGCGACGTGCCGAACCTCGCGTGCACGTTCGGCTACACGAACGCGTCGTGGACGCTCAAGGCGGATCTCACCGCGGAGTACGTCTGCCGCCTCTTGGGCCGCATGCGCGAGACCGGCGCGAACGTCTGCACGCCGCGGCTGCGCGACGCGGAGATCGGCGAGGAGCCGTTCCTGAACCTCACGTCGGGCTACGTGCAGCGCGCGCTCGCGCACCTGCCGAAGCAGGGATCGCGCAGGCCCTGGAAGCTCTACCAGAACTACGCGCTCGACATCCTCTTCCTGCGTCATGGCGACATCGACGACGGAACGATCGAGCTGACGAGCACGCCCGCGCGTCGCGAGGAGCCGAAGCGCCGGCTCGGACCGATGGCGCGCGCAGTGCGCGCGGTCGCCTCGCGCTGAGCCCTTGCCGGAGTGCTCGTCCCGCAGGTCCCGGACGGGTGCGCGCGAAGCGCGCGGACGGTAAGGGACCGGCGGGCGAGCCGATTTTGCGACAGCCCTTGAGTCTCCCGCCGATCAGAGGCTGAGGGCGTCGAGCGTGAGGCCTCGCGTGTCCTCCACCAGCTCGGCGCACATGGGCTCGAGCCCCGCCACGAGCTCGGTGCAGCGCTCGATGCCGCCGTGGATGGCCGCATCTTCGAGCGCCGACGCGAGCGCTCCGGCGACGGTCGAGAACGCGGAGAGGGTGCCGTGGAGCATGTGCGCGGCTTCCCTCAGGCGCGGCCGATCTCGGTCACGAAGCGCCGACCGGGTACGCGCCATGTGATCGGGAAGGCTCCGTCGAAACACGGCGCAGAGCCTCTCGAGGACGGCCGGATGCCCCCCGCACGCCCGCAGGATCGCCCTCGGATCGAGGACGCGCGACTCCCGGCGCTTCATCGGCGGAAGGTGAGCTGCCATCCGCTCGATCGCGGTCCACAGGGCCTCGACCTCGATCGGCTTGGACAGGAAGTCGTCCATCCCCGCAGCGAGGGCCTCCTCGCGATCGCGCTTCGACGACCGCGCCGTCAGGGCGATGATCGGCAGGTGCTCGTTCGTTCCGCGCTCGTGCTGGCGGATCGCCTGCACGACCTCGAAGCCGTCCATCTCGGGCATGTGCAGATCGAGGAGCATCAGGTCGAAGGTCGCGCCGGGCCTCGTGGCGAGCTCGAGCGCGGTCCGACCATCGCTCGCGAGCTCGACGCGGTGTCCACGCCGGCCGAGCAGCTCCTCGAGGAGCGTCACGTTCAGCTCGTTGTCTTCGGCCACCAGGATGTGCAGCGAGCGCGCACGCGCGTGCGGCACAGCCGCTTCGGCGTCGACGACGACCTCTTCGCTCCGACCCGGCTTCGAAGACCGGGCGATTCGAGCGGCGAACGAGAACGTGCTGCCTCGGCCGAGCTCGCTGTCCACGGTGATCCGACCGCCCATCAGCGCCGCGAGCCGAGCGGAGATGGTCAACCCGAGCCCCGTCCCGCCGAACTGCCGGGTCGTCGACGCGTCCGCCTGCTCGAAGGCGCGGAAGATGGCCGCGTGCTTCTCGCGCGGGATGCCGATTCCCGTGTCGCGCACCGTGAAGAGCAAGGGCACCGCCGCGGAGTCGGCAGGGGCCGTCGGATCGATCATGACCTGGACGGCGACCTCGCCCCGCGTGGTGAACTTGATCGCGTTGGCGAGGAGGTTCGTCAGCACCTGACGCACGCGGCCCGCATCCCCGTGATAGCCGTCGGGCACGTCCTGGTGCACGTCGCAGATCAGCTCCAGGCCCTTGCGTCGCGCGCGCACGACGAGCGCGCCCACGGTCTCTCCGACGGCGGCGCGGAGAGAGAAATCGGCAGGATCGAGCGCGAGCATGCCGGCGTCGATCTTCGAAAAGTCGAGCAGGTCGTCGATGATGTGGAGCAGGTTCCTCGCGGCCATCTTCACGGTCGAGAGGAGCTGTTTCTGGTGGGCCGTCTCGGAGGCGTCGAGCGCCAGCTCGGTCATCCCGAGGATCGCATTCATCGGAGTGCGGATCTCGTGGCTGACGTTCGCGAGGAACTCGTCCTTGGCGCGATTGGCCGACTCGGCCGCTTCCCGCGCCAGCTGCAGCTCCGCCTCGATCCGCTTGATCTCGGTGATGTCGAATTGCGTGCCGAGCAGTCGCGTCGGTCTCCCCTGAGCATCACGGACGGCGCGTGCGCGGGTGAGGAGCCACCCGATCGAGCCGTCTTCGCGACGGGTGCGGAACTCCGACTCCAGCTGCCCCGATCCGCCACTGAGATAGGCGACGGTCTCGGCATACGTGCGCGCGAGGTCGTCGGGGTGGATCGAGTACGCGGTCGCGCTCGCGTAGTCGACGGGGGCCGTCATCGGATCGAACCCGGCCATCTCCCAGGCGTTCGCCACCCGGATCGTCGCGCCCTCGAGCGTGCCGTTGGGCAGATCGATCTCGTAGATGCCGGTGTTGGATCCGGCGATCGCGAGCGCGAGGCGCTCGTTCGTCTCGTGCAGATCCTCTTCCAGCTTCTTTCGCTCGGTGACGTCCTGGAGGATGGCGAGGACGCGGGCCGGCTCTCCGGTCGGCGCGCGGAGCATCACGGAGTACGTGAGATGGCTCCAGGCAACGGATCCGTCGCGCCGCAGGTACTGCCGATCGAACGAGTGCTTCTCGACCTCCCCGTCGAGGATCTGGCGCATGCGCGCGCGGGCCCCCTCGATGTCGTCGGGAAGCAGATCGAGGAACGTTCGTCCGAGGAGCTCTTCGCGGGAGTACTCCGAGAGCCGGCTGAACGTGTCGTTGATCTCGAGGATGCGGCCCTCTGCGTCGAGGAGGAGCATCCCCACCGCTGCGTTCTCGAACGTCGCGCGGAAGCGCTGCTCGCTCTCGCGGAGCACCTGCTCCGCCCGCACGCGCTCGGTGATGTCGATGGT is a window encoding:
- a CDS encoding PAS domain-containing hybrid sensor histidine kinase/response regulator; its protein translation is MERGGIARGRSRSWPGDFRARNDDRDRRNWISSPGNDNRSCPDWTSNPGRATEVLPANEVVPHAVGGRGAQKAAARANSWSLGPTIGPSPLTRPGVLRAGLSLARRCDAGAGEPTLSAPALHHERLEARVRKLEDQLRRAKEASGLTPWEFVFVDGAAASCRQVPDDDLRSDDTSAWPTLSAVLAQDGVGVRDRDECIRAIEACADGTTPDFETEHSLTLPDGSIRWRRIRGTVSRHPSGEPSALRAISIDISVERRGEEERRQLRETIEFALRGSDMSIWTWELHGDSIMQGRVLEYFSWTARLRSLGVVGVRWDALMEVLAPEHREPLTAAIDECIRGQRDEVRFEYRANVSPDGSPRWRCVHGRVIRSPEGKPLRFISTTVDITAQKQAEEETRRATLLLELATTLSRVYVWQFDFVDSQIDDARATFLNVWESLGYDPATVPSTFSASLGLVVLQEDQPSVMAVLEACIRGDTPTFEAEYRVRHHDGSIHWNLARGIVTRDADGAPRSFVGTSVDVTALKAAEEEARRNRERLELSILGSTACTWDYDIVDGAIGRATYTNVFQLLGYAGDDRTADLAAVVALFFAEDQDHAAASLQAHLDGTGREWERVHRAQHKDGSERWLLARGVAQRDPTTARATRFTGITIDITERVRAEQVLRESEQRFRATFENAAVGMLLLDAEGRILEINDTFSRLSEYSREELLGRTFLDLLPDDIEGARARMRQILDGEVEKHSFDRQYLRRDGSVAWSHLTYSVMLRAPTGEPARVLAILQDVTERKKLEEDLHETNERLALAIAGSNTGIYEIDLPNGTLEGATIRVANAWEMAGFDPMTAPVDYASATAYSIHPDDLARTYAETVAYLSGGSGQLESEFRTRREDGSIGWLLTRARAVRDAQGRPTRLLGTQFDITEIKRIEAELQLAREAAESANRAKDEFLANVSHEIRTPMNAILGMTELALDASETAHQKQLLSTVKMAARNLLHIIDDLLDFSKIDAGMLALDPADFSLRAAVGETVGALVVRARRKGLELICDVHQDVPDGYHGDAGRVRQVLTNLLANAIKFTTRGEVAVQVMIDPTAPADSAAVPLLFTVRDTGIGIPREKHAAIFRAFEQADASTTRQFGGTGLGLTISARLAALMGGRITVDSELGRGSTFSFAARIARSSKPGRSEEVVVDAEAAVPHARARSLHILVAEDNELNVTLLEELLGRRGHRVELASDGRTALELATRPGATFDLMLLDLHMPEMDGFEVVQAIRQHERGTNEHLPIIALTARSSKRDREEALAAGMDDFLSKPIEVEALWTAIERMAAHLPPMKRRESRVLDPRAILRACGGHPAVLERLCAVFRRSLPDHMARTRSALRDRDRPRLREAAHMLHGTLSAFSTVAGALASALEDAAIHGGIERCTELVAGLEPMCAELVEDTRGLTLDALSL